The Pirellulales bacterium DNA window AGAAGCACCTGGCCATTTTCTACGGTGCCGGCCACATGCCCGACATGGCGCAGCGGCTGATGGCCGATTTCAAGCTGAAAGCCGATCGTGAAGAGTGGGTCACCGCCTGGGACCTGCACGACGCGGCCCCAAAGCCCGCGGGCGTCAAGTCCAAGGCGCCCAAGCCTGCCAAGCCGAAGCGGCCCGCGACCGACTAGCGGCAGTAGGTTGGCCGCCGGAAAACGTAAGGTGGGGCCAGCGTGCTTGCGGGCGCCGGCCATCGACTTGAGGGGTCAGGTTTCAGGCGTCAGGCGTCAGGATCGATGCTTGACGCCGGGCGCCCGATGCTAACTTAAGTCGCTTCGTCTTTTGAAGATTTTGCGATTGACGATTCGCTTACGGCCGCAAAAAAACGATGGCCGGGACGGATTTTCGGTCGCCCGTGGCTATCCACGCCGTAAAATGGGTGTAACCACCCGGCGCCTTCGCGGAACTTCTATTGAGGCGCCGGGTTTAAGAGATGTGTGCCCGACAGGGCCGCTTTCCCGGAACAGAGTTTTTTCTTCTTAACAAGCATGCAATGGACACTCGCGCGCTCCGGGCCACGGCGGTGGCTGGCAGCGGCGCTGATCGTTGTTTCGACCGCGGCCGCCGGATGCGAGCGCAGCTCGGAAGCCGTCATGGACGGGAAGCGCCCGGTGAGCGAGGACGAACTGCAGGCCGCCGTCCGCGACCAGCTCGGCCTTGTCAAGTCGGGTAGGGCGACGTCCCTGCATTCGAGCAGCGTTCGCGATTCGTCGTTCGCCGAGTTGGACGATCTCGATAACTTGCAAGTGCTCGATCTGGCGAATTCGTGCGTCAGCGACGCCGGCTTGAGGGCCCTGCCGACGATGTCTCAATTGCATGGCCTCGATCTGGCACACACGCTGGTTTCCGATCAGGCCATGGCCGCCGTAGGCCGCTGTGCCGGTCTGGAAGAGTTGTGCCTGAACTATGCCAAGGTTTCCGACCGCGGCATCCAGCAACTCGACGGGTTGCGCAGGCTGCGCGAGCTGCGACTTCGTGCGACCGCCGTCGGCGACGACTCGATGAGCTGGGTCGCACGGCAGAGCAATCTCAACTCCCTCAGCGTGGCCGGCACCAACGTGACCGACGAGGGCCTGTTGCGACTGCGGGGCCTACGGCACCTGGAAGAGTTGCGGCTTGGCAACACCGCCATCACCGATGCCGGCCTGGCCGCGCTTCGCAAAATGTCGGGCCTCAAACGACTGAGCCTGCGCAACACGGCCATCACCGACGCCGGGCTGAACCGCATCAAGCACCTCCGCCAGTTGGAAGAGCTCTTGCTGGAAAACACCGGCGTCTCTGACGACGGCCTGGAGTGCCTGGCCGGCATGAAAAACCTGCGCATCTTGAGCTTGTCGGGCACGCGCGTCTCCGACGCCGGTCTGAAACGGCTGCGACCGCTCAAGCAGTTGTCGTCGCTTTATCTGGCCCGGACGTCCGTCACCGATGACGCCGTGGAACCCCTGTCGGCCTTGGCCGACGAACTTTATTGCCTCGACGTGACGGGCACGCGGTTCAGCATGCGGGGCCTCGAACGGCTCACAGACCGCTTGCCCGGCGTGGGCGATTTGCGGCGCGACACGAGCACCGATGTCGATACCGGCACGGATGCGGGACTGTAGGGATTTTGGATTGCCGATTTTGAATTTTGGATTGCAAAATCCAAAATCCAAAATTCTTAGAAGTAGTCTTGGCTGGTCGGTTTGATGACCAGTTCCGGCACGTGGGCACGCGCGGGCAGACAGGCCACCATCAGCACGGCGGCCCCTACGTCTTCGGACTTGAGAATGCGGGCACGATGCTCGGCGCTGACCGGCTTGGGACGCTGCTCCAGGATGGGCGTATCGACCTCGCCGGGATAGATGTTCGTGATGCGGATGCCATATTCCGCCACTTCGCGGGCGGCGGTGATTCCCAAGGCGGTCATGGCGAACTTCGACGCCGTGTAGCCGATGCCTCCCAGCAGGCTGGACCGTTTGCCGGCGATCGACGAGATATTGACGATCAACCCGTCGCGGCGCTCGCGCATTTGCGGCAGCACCGCATGCAAGCAATAAAAGGCGCCCGTGGCGTTGATGCGCATCATTTGTTCCCAGTCGTCGGGCGAAAGTTCGACCAGCGTCCGGCGCAGCACGTTGACGCCCGCACTGTTGACGACGATATCGAGCGGACCGAGCTCATCGGTGGCCCACGCCACGAGACTCTCGACGCTCTTCAAATCGCCGACGTCGGCCGGGCGGTACACCAGCGGAGGCGCGCCCTGAAAGCGGGCGGCGGCTTCGCGCAACTTGTCTTCGCGGCGACCCGAAATGGCCACCCGGCAGCCCTCCTGCGCCAGCGCCACGGCAATGCCTAAGCCGATGCCCGTCGCCCCGCCTGTGACCAGTGCCGTCTTGTCTGAGAGTTTCAT harbors:
- a CDS encoding SDR family oxidoreductase — its product is MKLSDKTALVTGGATGIGLGIAVALAQEGCRVAISGRREDKLREAAARFQGAPPLVYRPADVGDLKSVESLVAWATDELGPLDIVVNSAGVNVLRRTLVELSPDDWEQMMRINATGAFYCLHAVLPQMRERRDGLIVNISSIAGKRSSLLGGIGYTASKFAMTALGITAAREVAEYGIRITNIYPGEVDTPILEQRPKPVSAEHRARILKSEDVGAAVLMVACLPARAHVPELVIKPTSQDYF